In Arthrobacter sp. Marseille-P9274, the sequence GACTCACCGCACCGCTGGAGTCGAAGCGCGACCTCTCCATCGCCTACACGCCGGGTGTCGCCCAGGTCAGCCGGGCGATCCACGCCGACCCGGAGCTCGCCCGCCAGTACACCTGGGCTTCGCGGCTCGTCGCCGTCGTCAGCGACGGCAGCGCCGTCCTCGGCCTCGGCAATATCGGCGCCAGCGCCTCCCTGCCTGTCATGGAGGGCAAGTCTGCGCTGTTCAAGCAGTTCGCCGGCCTGGACTCCATCCCCCTGGTCATCGAGTCCAACGACGTGGATGAGATTGTCGAAACCGTCGTGCGGATGCGCTCGAGCTTCGGTGCGGTCAACCTGGAAGACATCTCGGCGCCGCGCTGCTTCGAGATCGAAGCCCGCCTGATCGAGGCGCTGGACATGCCCGTCATGCACGACGACCAGCACGGCACGGCCGTGGTGGTCCTCGCTGCGCTCATGAACTCGGCCACCTTCGTGGGCCGCGAGCTCTCGTCGCTGAAGGTCGCCATCTCGGGCGCCGGCGCTGCGGGCATCGCGGTAGCCGAGATCCTGCTGTCCGCAGGGATCGCAGACGTGACGATCCTGGACTCCCGCGGCGTTATCCACACCGGCCGCGAGGACTTGACGCCGATCAAGGCGGAGTACGCCGCCCGCACCAACCCGCGCGGTACGACCGGGGGCATCGTTGAGGCGCTTGACGGCGCCGACGTCTTCATCGGCGTTTCCGCCGGCACCATCCCGGAGGAGGCGCTGGCGGGGATGTCCGACGACGCGATCGTCTTCGCGCTGTCCAACCCAGATCCGGAGGTCCACCCGGAGATCGCGGCGAAGTACGCCAAGGTCGTAGCCACCGGCCGCAGCGACTTCCCGAACCAGATCAACAACGTGCTGGCATTCCCGGGCATCTTCCGGGGCGCCCTCGATTCCGGAGCCCGGCGCATCACGTCCGGCATGAAGGTGGCCGCGGCCAACGCCATCGCCGGCATCGCCGCGGAGGAGCTGAGCGCCGCCTACGTCATTCCGA encodes:
- a CDS encoding NADP-dependent malic enzyme, which codes for MTAEAISTSPIELTSEEIFAAHEGGKLAVGLTAPLESKRDLSIAYTPGVAQVSRAIHADPELARQYTWASRLVAVVSDGSAVLGLGNIGASASLPVMEGKSALFKQFAGLDSIPLVIESNDVDEIVETVVRMRSSFGAVNLEDISAPRCFEIEARLIEALDMPVMHDDQHGTAVVVLAALMNSATFVGRELSSLKVAISGAGAAGIAVAEILLSAGIADVTILDSRGVIHTGREDLTPIKAEYAARTNPRGTTGGIVEALDGADVFIGVSAGTIPEEALAGMSDDAIVFALSNPDPEVHPEIAAKYAKVVATGRSDFPNQINNVLAFPGIFRGALDSGARRITSGMKVAAANAIAGIAAEELSAAYVIPSPLDPRVAPAVTAAVSAAAEDAKA